DNA sequence from the Nitrososphaerota archaeon genome:
GTCTATGCGTGGATGCATGCCCATTCTATGCGTTATACATGACTAACGACTATGAATTATCATCATTTACTAAAGAGGGCCTAATTTACACACCAGCCCAACTACAAGTAAAGCCAAACATTGCACAAGACGTCGAGCTGAAATTTGACAACCCAAGAGGTGCCACACATGGCTGATGCGGTATTCCTTGGTCTGGCAGTAATCACAATTGGCTCTGCAATTGCAGCACTTGAGTTAAGATCACTAATCTATGGTTCCATTGCATTGATGGGAACACTTGGTGGAATTGCGGGATTTTTTTTGTTACTGGATTCGCCGTTTGTCGCAATGTTCCAAATTGCAGTGTACATTGGCTCTATCGCGGTACTGATTCTATTTACAGTAATGCTGGTACGACGACAATTAATTTTCATTAAAATCGAAGATAAACGAAGACGCTATGCGGGCATAGGCCTGATGCTTTCGTTGATGATAGGCCTTGGTGCAGTAATACTGAGCTCTGGCATCAAGACCGTTACCACCGATGAGCCACCAGTTGACTTTAGATCAATTGGTGCTGACTTTTTGACGTATTATTGGCCCGCACTCATACTAATGGCATTCATCTTGGCTGCATCCGTAATAGGCGCGCTGACTTTGGCAAGAAGGGAGGATTTGACAAATGACCAACACAATGCTTGACTTTGTAATTGTATCGATTGCATTACTGGCAATTGGAATCTATGGAATCTCTGTAAAGCGAAACGCAATCCGCATGCTCTTTGCAGTAGAAATGATTGTAAACGCAGCAAACCTGAATCTCGTAGCATTTGGTAGATTCCTACCAAACAGCCAGGGACAGAC
Encoded proteins:
- a CDS encoding NADH-quinone oxidoreductase subunit J, coding for MADAVFLGLAVITIGSAIAALELRSLIYGSIALMGTLGGIAGFFLLLDSPFVAMFQIAVYIGSIAVLILFTVMLVRRQLIFIKIEDKRRRYAGIGLMLSLMIGLGAVILSSGIKTVTTDEPPVDFRSIGADFLTYYWPALILMAFILAASVIGALTLARREDLTNDQHNA
- the nuoK gene encoding NADH-quinone oxidoreductase subunit NuoK; protein product: MTNTMLDFVIVSIALLAIGIYGISVKRNAIRMLFAVEMIVNAANLNLVAFGRFLPNSQGQTFALFSIAIAAAEVAVGLALIIVAYRMYKNVDIAEFRSLKG